A portion of the Staphylococcus felis genome contains these proteins:
- a CDS encoding Dps family protein — protein sequence MSNQTEVVKVLNDQVANWTVLFTKLHNFHWYVKGPNFFSLHEKFEELYNEASQYVDDLAERILAIGGHPVATLKEYLEFSIVDEAGKNYAAAEMVKELSEDFIKVSKQLEEAIEVASQAEDDVTEDMFIGMKTDIDKHVWMLESYLA from the coding sequence ATGAGTAATCAAACTGAAGTAGTAAAAGTATTGAATGATCAAGTTGCGAACTGGACAGTATTATTTACAAAATTGCATAATTTCCATTGGTACGTGAAAGGACCTAACTTTTTCTCATTACATGAAAAATTTGAAGAATTGTACAATGAGGCAAGTCAATATGTCGATGATTTAGCTGAACGTATTTTGGCGATTGGTGGTCATCCTGTCGCAACATTAAAAGAATATCTTGAGTTTTCTATTGTTGATGAAGCGGGTAAAAATTACGCGGCAGCAGAAATGGTCAAAGAATTATCTGAAGACTTTATTAAAGTTTCAAAACAACTTGAAGAAGCGATTGAAGTAGCAAGTCAAGCAGAAGATGATGTAACAGAAGATATGTTTATCGGTATGAAAACAGATATAGATAAACATGTATGGATGCTTGAATCATATCTTGCATAA
- a CDS encoding transposase — protein sequence MGKHYKFEIKLKIVQEYLNSSLGYERLAKKYSLSHYSILQRWVNQYLEFGPKGLDKKLQNKEYTRDFKVSVLRFRQENKLSYRETANHFKISNPAMLAVWQRKFNEEGILGLDNKQRGRPSKMKRKQTKVKPDNHLPLKEDEREELERLRNENEMLKAGIAYQKKLQRLTQHYGSKHPKK from the coding sequence ATGGGTAAACATTATAAATTTGAAATCAAGTTAAAAATAGTTCAGGAATATTTAAATAGTAGTTTAGGATATGAGAGATTAGCTAAAAAATATAGTCTATCTCATTATTCTATACTTCAAAGATGGGTTAACCAGTATTTGGAATTTGGACCAAAAGGATTAGATAAAAAATTGCAGAATAAAGAATATACTAGAGATTTTAAAGTATCTGTTTTAAGATTTAGACAAGAAAATAAATTGTCTTATCGAGAAACAGCCAATCACTTTAAAATTTCTAATCCAGCTATGTTAGCCGTTTGGCAGCGTAAATTTAATGAAGAAGGTATTCTCGGTTTAGACAATAAACAGAGAGGACGTCCTTCTAAAATGAAAAGAAAGCAGACAAAAGTTAAACCAGATAATCATTTACCATTAAAAGAAGATGAACGCGAAGAATTAGAAAGACTTAGAAATGAAAATGAAATGTTGAAAGCAGGTATCGCTTATCAAAAAAAGTTACAACGCTTGACCCAACATTACGGAAGCAAACATCCGAAAAAGTAA
- a CDS encoding YceI family protein: MANLKFDPVHSTLEFGVKHLMVSKVKGTFTDYSVDVSGDIDDNNSLQSVLTINVDSIDTGNADRDNHLKSADFFNVDENKQIVFKTTKVSENSITGELTLAGQTHEETFDFKNHGVSDNPLSGGQVVGFSVSGKIDREKYGMNFNKPLETGGFLLGKEVEFEFDGEFAIEG; this comes from the coding sequence ATGGCTAATTTAAAATTTGATCCAGTACACAGTACATTAGAATTTGGAGTAAAACACTTAATGGTATCTAAAGTCAAAGGGACTTTCACTGATTATTCAGTAGACGTATCTGGAGACATTGATGACAACAATTCATTACAATCTGTACTTACAATTAACGTTGATTCAATCGACACTGGAAACGCTGATCGTGACAACCACTTAAAATCAGCTGACTTCTTTAACGTTGATGAAAACAAACAAATCGTTTTCAAAACAACAAAAGTGTCTGAAAACAGTATAACTGGTGAATTAACACTAGCTGGCCAAACACACGAAGAAACTTTTGATTTCAAAAACCACGGTGTTAGCGACAACCCATTAAGCGGTGGTCAAGTTGTTGGTTTCTCAGTTTCTGGTAAAATCGATCGTGAAAAATACGGTATGAACTTTAACAAACCATTAGAAACTGGTGGATTCTTATTAGGTAAAGAAGTTGAATTCGAATTCGATGGTGAGTTTGCAATCGAAGGCTAA
- a CDS encoding DUF5996 family protein, whose protein sequence is MLKLADWKNEKETLHRISQILGKYKLQSAFQEPQWAHVTLDITPSGFSTGMLFYEEHTYSIHVDLVQHRIVVETEQGSTSTPLENGKTIQHYYNEIHEALAKFNIHVSINTTPQEVEDQTPFDQDTQHHHYNVEISQQALQLMKFATRALAFFVAPFRARKIKPGLFWGTFDISTIINYNTLHEMFKPSQVIEYAAFDEHFIEFGFWFGDDQFEGPTFFVLPYPFVDSEFTFDLPLIEEAYFDTKLTELIYELPEMSEETVKRLNTFFNQGFHIFKEHLSWENCQYYEIPLKMNDNQIQQKPY, encoded by the coding sequence GTGTTAAAACTTGCAGATTGGAAAAATGAAAAAGAAACATTACATCGTATTTCGCAAATACTTGGAAAATATAAACTTCAAAGTGCATTCCAAGAACCTCAATGGGCACATGTGACGCTAGATATTACACCTAGTGGCTTTTCAACAGGTATGCTATTTTATGAAGAACATACCTATAGCATACACGTAGACCTCGTGCAACATCGTATCGTTGTTGAAACTGAGCAGGGATCCACGTCGACACCATTAGAAAACGGCAAAACCATTCAACACTACTACAATGAAATTCATGAAGCTCTTGCAAAGTTCAATATTCATGTTTCGATTAACACTACTCCACAAGAGGTCGAGGATCAAACACCATTTGATCAAGATACACAACATCATCATTATAATGTAGAAATAAGCCAACAAGCGTTACAATTAATGAAATTTGCGACCCGTGCGCTTGCCTTTTTTGTCGCACCATTTCGTGCACGTAAAATCAAACCCGGTTTATTTTGGGGAACGTTTGATATCTCAACAATTATCAATTACAACACTCTGCACGAAATGTTCAAACCATCTCAGGTGATTGAGTATGCCGCATTTGATGAACACTTTATCGAATTTGGATTTTGGTTTGGCGATGATCAGTTTGAAGGACCGACATTTTTCGTCTTGCCTTACCCATTTGTAGATTCTGAGTTTACATTTGATTTGCCTTTAATTGAAGAAGCATATTTTGACACTAAACTGACAGAACTCATTTACGAACTCCCTGAAATGTCAGAAGAAACCGTTAAAAGATTGAACACATTCTTTAATCAAGGCTTTCATATCTTCAAAGAACATCTATCATGGGAAAACTGTCAATATTACGAAATCCCACTCAAAATGAACGACAATCAGATTCAACAAAAACCTTATTAA
- a CDS encoding alpha/beta hydrolase, which produces MKHVFKQGDVSNPTFVVLHGTGGNEHDLFPVAEYLNPTYSVLGVRGNISENGMNRFFKRHGEGQYDVEDLMYRTQELHEFLEKASQQYHFKLDDVILVGFSNGSNIAINLMLDPTMPYRKGLLFAPLYPLSVDDNLDLSDQTVFLSMGKNDPMVTRAQSDYVQSIFADHGAHVTTHWVNSHEITREALEAAKASL; this is translated from the coding sequence ATGAAGCACGTTTTTAAACAAGGAGACGTTTCTAATCCTACATTTGTCGTATTACATGGTACGGGCGGGAACGAGCACGATTTATTCCCAGTAGCGGAATATTTAAATCCAACATATAGTGTTTTAGGTGTTCGTGGCAATATATCTGAAAATGGCATGAATCGTTTTTTCAAGCGCCATGGTGAAGGTCAATATGATGTGGAAGACTTGATGTATCGTACACAAGAACTACACGAATTTTTAGAAAAAGCATCTCAACAATATCATTTCAAATTAGACGATGTCATTTTAGTAGGATTCTCTAATGGCTCTAATATTGCGATTAACCTAATGCTTGATCCAACTATGCCTTATCGTAAAGGCCTTTTGTTCGCACCACTTTATCCGTTATCAGTAGATGATAATCTTGATTTATCAGATCAGACTGTCTTCTTATCAATGGGTAAAAATGACCCGATGGTAACAAGAGCGCAAAGCGATTATGTACAGTCCATTTTCGCAGACCACGGCGCACATGTTACGACACACTGGGTCAATAGCCATGAAATCACAAGAGAGGCACTTGAAGCTGCAAAAGCATCATTATAA
- the mhqE gene encoding ring-cleaving dioxygenase MhqE — MIQFPLKGIHHVTAMTDSAERNYHFFTDILGMRLVKKTVNQDDIYTYHTFFADDVGNAGTDMTFFDFPNNPKGRAGTNSISRPSFRVPNDAAIEYYKQRFEEFGVKHDEIDEVFGKKVLRFEEEDGQTYQLISDEHNTGVAPGVPWQNGPVPTDKAIYGLGPIEITVSYYDDFKQTLIDLYDMKPVQENANVTLLEVGDGGNGGQVILRKDEGIESRQGYGEVHHVSFRVDDSEAIEYWAKRYDEMGLRNSGIVERFYFKALYARIGHILIELSTDGPGFMEDEPYETLGESLSLPPFLEDRREYIESEIRPFNTKR, encoded by the coding sequence ATGATACAATTTCCATTAAAAGGAATTCACCATGTAACTGCTATGACAGACAGTGCAGAACGAAACTATCACTTTTTTACTGATATTTTAGGTATGCGCCTTGTTAAAAAAACAGTAAACCAAGACGATATTTACACGTACCACACTTTCTTTGCTGATGACGTTGGAAATGCTGGTACAGATATGACATTTTTCGATTTTCCAAATAATCCTAAAGGTAGAGCGGGTACAAATTCAATTAGTCGCCCATCATTTCGCGTTCCAAACGATGCAGCAATTGAATATTACAAACAACGCTTTGAGGAGTTTGGCGTTAAACACGATGAAATAGATGAAGTTTTTGGCAAAAAAGTATTACGCTTTGAAGAAGAAGACGGCCAAACTTACCAATTAATCTCAGATGAACATAATACAGGTGTAGCACCTGGTGTCCCTTGGCAAAATGGCCCTGTGCCAACTGATAAAGCCATTTATGGGCTAGGTCCTATTGAAATCACAGTCAGCTACTATGATGACTTCAAACAAACATTAATTGATTTATATGATATGAAACCCGTACAAGAAAATGCGAATGTAACATTACTAGAAGTGGGTGATGGCGGTAACGGAGGACAAGTCATCCTTCGTAAAGATGAAGGTATCGAAAGTCGCCAAGGCTACGGCGAAGTCCATCACGTCTCATTCCGTGTAGATGACAGCGAGGCAATTGAATATTGGGCTAAGCGTTATGATGAAATGGGACTTCGAAATTCAGGCATTGTTGAACGCTTTTACTTCAAAGCATTGTATGCACGCATAGGTCACATTTTAATCGAATTATCTACAGACGGCCCAGGCTTTATGGAAGATGAACCCTATGAAACTTTAGGCGAATCATTATCACTTCCACCATTCTTGGAAGACCGTCGTGAATATATCGAATCTGAAATAAGACCATTCAACACCAAACGTTAA
- a CDS encoding IS3 family transposase — MYQFGLSLLFEVTEIAKSVYYYWLERFKKPKKDIDIVESIKQICKESDYTYGYRRVTQALANKGMTVNHKKVRRIMKEHHLTCTKFKHKTRKYNSYRGTIGKVAKNILKRRFNTDRPYQKVVTDITEFKLRDGTKAYLSPFMDLYNLEILSYRISKRPTIDIVIEPLTELLAMRPQLFYRMTIHSDQGWHYQNRNYIESLKEHDVFQSMSRKGNCLDNASMENFFGLLKQEMYYGQSFETFQELEQSIHKYINFYNNTRIKAKLKGLSPTQYRKQTFEIVY; from the coding sequence ATGTATCAATTTGGGTTAAGCCTTCTGTTTGAAGTTACAGAAATAGCTAAATCCGTGTACTACTACTGGCTTGAACGTTTCAAAAAACCTAAAAAAGATATAGATATAGTTGAATCTATTAAGCAAATTTGTAAAGAAAGTGATTATACTTATGGTTATCGTCGAGTTACTCAAGCATTGGCTAATAAAGGAATGACAGTCAATCATAAGAAAGTAAGACGAATTATGAAAGAACACCATTTAACATGTACGAAATTTAAGCATAAAACAAGAAAATACAATTCTTATAGAGGAACTATAGGTAAAGTAGCTAAAAATATATTAAAACGTCGTTTTAATACAGATCGACCTTATCAAAAAGTGGTTACAGACATTACAGAATTTAAATTACGCGATGGAACAAAGGCCTATTTATCACCTTTTATGGACTTATATAACTTGGAAATCTTAAGTTATCGTATATCAAAGCGTCCTACTATAGATATTGTTATTGAACCTTTAACTGAATTACTAGCAATGAGACCGCAACTTTTTTATCGAATGACAATTCATTCAGATCAAGGATGGCATTATCAAAATAGAAACTATATTGAGTCATTAAAAGAACATGATGTATTTCAAAGTATGTCTAGAAAAGGCAATTGCTTAGATAATGCCTCAATGGAAAACTTCTTTGGGTTATTAAAACAAGAAATGTATTATGGACAATCATTTGAAACATTCCAAGAATTAGAACAATCAATTCATAAATATATCAATTTTTATAACAATACAAGAATTAAAGCAAAATTAAAAGGCTTGTCTCCTACACAATATAGGAAACAAACCTTTGAAATCGTATACTAA
- a CDS encoding MarR family winged helix-turn-helix transcriptional regulator codes for MNRTETALKTFIGLKRINNSLDKLVSNDIKSHGLNVTEFAVLELLFNKGEQTIQNIQERILVASSSTTYVIQNLEQKGFIHRRQCENDKRVSHASLTDKGQRLMTDIFPLHAETIASAFSSLSDETLSTLQNILKEIYTHHKQ; via the coding sequence TTGAATCGAACAGAAACTGCACTTAAAACATTTATAGGATTAAAGCGCATCAATAACAGCCTTGATAAACTGGTCAGCAATGATATCAAATCTCACGGTCTTAACGTTACTGAATTTGCAGTACTTGAATTACTCTTCAACAAAGGTGAACAAACGATTCAAAATATACAAGAGCGCATTTTAGTAGCAAGCAGTAGTACAACCTATGTCATTCAAAATCTAGAACAAAAAGGATTCATCCATCGAAGACAGTGCGAAAATGATAAACGCGTGAGCCACGCTTCACTTACAGATAAAGGTCAGCGCTTGATGACAGATATTTTTCCATTACACGCTGAAACGATTGCATCAGCCTTTTCGTCATTATCAGATGAAACATTATCGACATTACAAAACATTCTTAAAGAAATCTATACACACCATAAGCAATAA
- a CDS encoding GNAT family N-acetyltransferase: protein MAEVKHGDKKFYVGEDEQHFEALMTYVPTGNGIIIIDHTEVGASLRGQGVGKQLVQAAVDYARENNIKIHATCPFAKGVLEETKEYQDVFEK, encoded by the coding sequence ATGGCAGAAGTTAAACATGGAGATAAGAAATTTTATGTAGGAGAAGATGAACAGCACTTTGAAGCTTTAATGACATATGTTCCTACAGGTAATGGTATTATAATTATTGATCATACTGAAGTAGGTGCATCATTAAGAGGACAAGGTGTAGGGAAACAATTAGTACAAGCAGCTGTGGATTATGCACGTGAAAACAATATTAAAATTCATGCGACATGTCCATTTGCAAAAGGCGTTTTAGAAGAAACAAAAGAATACCAGGATGTCTTTGAAAAGTAA
- a CDS encoding DoxX family membrane protein, translated as MVKWLQQSKIASIILLLLRLYLGFGWLKSGFGKVMSGGFDAGAYLQNAIDNPVMSEAGVQYPVFTWFLDTIVLPMTPLINILIPTLEILTGLFLVLGLFTTVGSFIGLGLNFMFLFAGTVSVNPLYILIGIFIFMGGFNSGKIGIDYYLKSLLSAKFFQFFNYYPRLQKFEDTH; from the coding sequence ATGGTTAAATGGTTACAACAAAGTAAAATTGCGAGTATTATTTTATTATTGCTTCGCTTATATTTAGGATTTGGCTGGCTAAAATCTGGATTCGGAAAGGTTATGAGTGGAGGCTTTGATGCAGGGGCTTATTTGCAAAATGCAATCGATAATCCTGTTATGTCAGAAGCGGGAGTTCAATATCCAGTATTCACTTGGTTTTTAGACACTATCGTTTTACCAATGACACCTTTGATTAATATTTTGATTCCAACGTTAGAAATCCTGACAGGACTGTTTTTAGTTTTAGGCTTATTCACTACTGTCGGTTCATTTATCGGTTTAGGATTAAACTTTATGTTCTTGTTTGCAGGTACCGTATCTGTCAACCCATTATATATTTTAATTGGCATCTTCATCTTTATGGGGGGCTTTAACAGTGGTAAAATCGGCATCGATTATTATTTAAAATCTTTATTAAGTGCTAAGTTCTTCCAATTTTTCAATTACTATCCAAGACTTCAAAAATTTGAAGATACACACTAA